From Pseudomonas fluorescens:
CAGGCCAAGCACGCTGGTGCCCTTGATGCTTTCCGGGATCACGCTGGCGCTCAAGGCTTCCAGGGAGTCAAAACCCAGGCTGGCGAGCATCTGCTGCTCATCGTCCTGGCGCGGGCCGATATGGCGGGCGATGAATTCGTTGGCGGTGCTCAGGTTGATACTCATGGCGCGCTCCTCAGGCTTCGGCGTTGGCTTTGATCAGACGGTCGTACGCGTCCTGATCCAACAGTTTAGCGATAGCCTCGGCATCGGCCGGTTTAAAGCGGAAGAACCAGCCTTCGCCCATCGGGTCTTCGTTGACCAGTTCCGGGCTGCCGTCGAGCTTGTCGTTCACTTCCAGCACTTCACCGTCCAATGGCATGTACACGCCGCTGGCGGCCTTGACCGACTCAACGGTGGACGCTTCGGCGCCCTTGGCGTAGGCCTGCAACTCTGGCAGTTGCACGAAAACCACATCACCCAGCGCGTCCTGCGCGAAAGCGGTGATACCCACGGTGACGCTGCCGTCAGCTTCGGCGCGCAGCCATTCGTGATCTTCAGTGAAACGCAACTCGCTCATGGAAACTCCTCGGGGCCAGATTCGTCTGGTGGACGGGATTGGAATAATGGGGAGTTGCTTAGCAATATTGCGGCCAACGTTATTAAATCTTTAAAAATCAATAAGTTAATAAAATGGGTTATGACGTTATGCGTTTTGCCTGTAGCGATTTCGCTACAGTCCGGCCGTCTAAAAAAAGCCTATGTGGATCAAAGCCTTGCATGGCGCGTAAAAAACAGGGTTGTAGCGATATCGTTCCACTGTAGCGCTTTCAGTACAGTGGATGTCGTTCTCAGACCCTTTTTTGAAACGCGGCCCTGTAGGCGCGAGCTTGCTCGCGACGATCGTC
This genomic window contains:
- the gcvH gene encoding glycine cleavage system protein GcvH codes for the protein MSELRFTEDHEWLRAEADGSVTVGITAFAQDALGDVVFVQLPELQAYAKGAEASTVESVKAASGVYMPLDGEVLEVNDKLDGSPELVNEDPMGEGWFFRFKPADAEAIAKLLDQDAYDRLIKANAEA